In one Dermochelys coriacea isolate rDerCor1 chromosome 20, rDerCor1.pri.v4, whole genome shotgun sequence genomic region, the following are encoded:
- the IKZF4 gene encoding zinc finger protein Eos isoform X1, producing MYSDEEASRLLSQDDRLIEKENSVIVEDSLSEPLGYCDGTGQEPHSPGGIRLPNGKLKCDICGMVCIGPNVLMVHKRSHTGERPFHCNQCGASFTQKGNLLRHIKLHSGEKPFKCPFCNYACRRRDALSGHLRTHSVGKPYKCNYCGRSYKQQSTLEEHKERCHNYLQSLNTEPQSLASQQGDEMRDLEMVPDSLLHPSSDRPMFIDRLSNSLTKRKRSTPQKFVGEKQMRFNLSDLPFDVNSSFEKDVELVAAHHPIDPSYGSSLSFVGAEHLRPLRLPSTNCISEITPVISSVYTQIQPIPGRLEIPGSREATEGHEDIPEGAQIVYRGHDQGVSPSNGCQDSTDTESNHEERTSQLPVGNCTSSRQSPAYAKEDPKLQEGTPAARATPSSAKDILRVVNEEGEQVKAFKCEHCRILFLDHVMFTIHMGCHGFRDPFECNICGYHSQDRYEFSSHIVRGEHKV from the exons ATGTACAGTGATGAAGAAGCCAGCAGGCTGCTGTCACAGGATGACCGCCTCATCGAGAAAGAGAACAGCGTGATTGTGGAGGACTCCCTCTCTGAGCCCCTGGGTTACTGTGACGGCACAGGGCAGGAGCCTCACTCTCCTGGCGGCATCCGGCTACCCAATGGCAAGCTGAAATGTGACATCTGCGGGATGGTGTGCATCGGCCCCAACGTGCTGATGGTGCACAAACGGAGCCACACAG GAGAGAGACCGTTCCACTGCAACCAGTGCGGAGCCTCATTCACCCAGAAGGGGAACCTCCTGCGGCACATCAAACTGCACTCTGGCGAGAAGCCCTTCAAATGCCCCTTCTGCAACTACGCCTGCCGCCGGAGAGACGCGCTTTCCGGCCACCTCCGCACACACTCAG TCGGCAAGCCCTACAAATGCAACTACTGCGGCCGGAGCTACAAGCAGCAGAGCACGCTGGAGGAGCACAAGGAGCGCTGCCACAACTATCTGCAGAGTCTGAACACTGAACCGCAGTCGCTGGCCAGCCAGCAAG GCGATGAGATGCGAGACCTGGAGATGGTGCCGGATTCTCTGCTTCACCCCTCATCCGATCGGCCGATGTTTATCGACCGGCTGTCGAACAGCCTCACCAAACGGAAACGCTCCACACCTCAGAAATTTGTGG GAGAAAAGCAGATGCGATTCAACCTCTCCGACCTCCCCTTCGATGTGAACTCCAGCTTCGAGAAGGATGTGGAGCTGGTGGCCGCCCACCATCCCATCGACCCCAGTTACGGCAGCTCGCTGTCGTTTGTGGGGGCTGAGCACCTGCGCCCCCTCCGCCTCCCCTCCACAAACTGTATCTCGGAGATCACACCTGTGATCAGCTCCGTCTACACCCAGATCCAGCCCATCCCGGGCCGGCTGGAAATCCCGGGGAGCCGAGAAGCCACTGAAGGCCACGAGGACATTCCTGAGGGGGCGCAGATTGTGTACCGGGGGCACGACCAGGGCGTGTCACCCAGCAACGGCTGCCAAGATTCCACAGACACTGAGAGCAACCACGAAGAGAGGACCTCGCAGCTGCCGGTGGGGAACTGCACCAGCAGTCGGCAGAGCCCAGCCTATGCCAAAGAGGACCCCAAGCTGCAGGAGGGCACCCCCGCTGCCCGAGCGACACCCAGCTCAGCCAAAGACATCCTGCGTGTGGTGAACGAGGAGGGGGAGCAGGTAAAAGCCTTCAAGTGCGAGCACTGCCGGATCCTCTTCCTGGACCATGTGATGTTCACCATCCACATGGGCTGCCACGGCTTCAGAGACCCTTTCGAGTGCAACATCTGTGGCTACCACAGCCAGGATCGGTACGAATTCTCCTCCCATATAGTGCGGGGTGAGCATAAAGTGTAG